The Mariluticola halotolerans nucleotide sequence TTCCTTCGGCGGCTCTTGCCTGCTGCAGATGATCGCGACCCGGCAGCCGGGTATGCGTGCCGCAGGACTGGTCCTGATCGCGCCCCCTTTCTGGGGCGAGCCGGATTGGACGTATGAGGATTTCGTCTTGCCCGATGGCTTCGCCGGAACGCTGGGCGGCATGAAGGGGATATACCACCTCCACAGCCATGACGATGAGGTCGTGAATTTTTCTCACCAGGCCGCTTACGAAAAGGCGATGCCGCAGGCGACTTATCTTGCATATGACGGTTTCGGTCATTCCTTCGACCGCGGCGACCGGGCACCGGTGCTGGATCTGATCCGCAGCCTTTGACGCGTTCAGTGCGTCTTTTTTTCCAGAGCGCCGAAATCTCCGGTGTGCGTCAGCGCTTCGGCAAGCATGCGCTCATAGGTTTCGCGCGGGACTTCGATCCCGCCCATGGATTTGAGATGATCGGTGACGAACTGGGTATCAAGGAGCGTGTATCCGCCGGCATTCAGACGCTCGACGAGATGGGCCAGCGCGATTTTTGAGGCATTGGTGGCACGGTGGAACATGCTCTCACCAAAAAAAGCGCCCCCGATAGACAGTCCGTAAAGGCCGCCGACCATGGTCTCGCCGTCCCATACCTCGACTGTGTGGCAAATGCCGCGCTCAAACAGCTCTCCATAGAGCCGGATGATCGTTGCATTAATCCATGTGCTGTCGCGGTCGCTGCCGTAATTGGCGCAGCCGTGAATGGTGGTGGCAAAATCGCTGTCGACCCGGATTTCAAAGGGGCTTTGGCGGATGGTCTTGCGCAGTGATTTTGACAGATGGAAGGTGTCGAGCGGGATAATACCCCGCTCGTCAGGAGAAACCCAGAACAGGTCCGGCGCGTCTGCATCTTCGGCCATGGGGAAAATGCCCGCCTTGTAGGCGCGCACAATCAAATCGGCGGTCAGTTCAAGCGCGAATGGATCTTCCTGTTTCATTGGCCCTGTTGCTCAGGGTTGGTTGGCCTTGAGATATTTCTCGAGCCAGTGAATGTCATAGTCACCGGAAATGATTTCCGGTTCGTCGATCAGACGCTGGAACAATGGCAGTGTGGTTTTGACGCCATCAACCACGAACTCACCCAGGGCACGCTTCAGACGCTGCAGGCATTCGGGCCGGGTGCGGCCATGCACAATCAGCTTGCCAATGAGGCTGTCGTAATAGGGCGGGATCTTGTAGCCCTGATAAACAGCGCTATCGATGCGCACACCGACGCCGCCGGCAGGATGATAAAAGCTGATAGTGCCGGGCGAGGGGGCAAATGTCTGCGGGTCTTCGGCATTGATACGCACTTCAATGGCGTGGCCATAAAAGCTGATATCGGACTGTTTGACGCTGAGTTTCTCGCCCTGGGCTACACGGATCTGCTCATAAACGATATCCATATTGGTGACACGCTCGGTCACCGGATGCTCGACCTGCAGGCGGGTATTCATTTCGATGAAATAGAAATTCCCGTCTTCATAAAGGAATTCGACGGTGCCAGCGCCTGAATATTTCAGCTTGCGCATGGCGGCGGCGCAGATTTCGCCGATCTCGTCCTGTTCCTTCATGGGGACAGTCGGAGCGACCGCTTCTTCCCAGACTTTCTGATGGCGACGCTGCAAGGAGCAGTCGCGCGTGCCCAGATGCACGGCATTGCCCTGTCCGTCGCCCAGAACCTGAACTTCGATATGCCGGGGTTTGCCGAGATATTTCTCGATATAAACCGTGTCATCGCCAAAGGCTGCTTTGGCTTCTGAACGGGCGGTTGACCAGGCTGTGCTGATCTCGCCTTCGTTGAGCGCAACCTTCATGCCGCGTCCACCGCCGCCTGAAGCGGCCTTGATGAGAACGGGATAGCCGATTTCACCGGCAACCTTTTCTGCATCTGCAGCAGTGGTGACGCCGCCTTTTGAACCGGGGACGCAGGGAATGCCGAGTTCAAGCGCTGTCTTTTTGGCCGCGATCTTGTCGCCCATGATCTCGATATGGTGCGCCGAGGGGCCAATGAACGTGATCTTGTGTTCTTCCAGAATCTGGGCGAACCGCGCATTTTCCGAGAGGAAACCATAGCCGGGATGCACTGCATCCGCGCCGGTGATTTCGCAAGCTGCCATGATCGAGGGGATGTTGAGGTAGCTGTCCTTGGCCGGATTGGGGCCGATGCAGACGCTTTCGTCGGCGAGGCGGACATGCATGGCATTGGCGTCGGCAACAGAGTGGACGGCGACCGTCTGGATGCCAAGCTCCTTGCAGGCACGCAGGATGCGCAGTGCAATTTCGCCTCTGTTCGCGATCAAGACCTTGGAGAACATATTCCCTAATCCTTATTCGATGACGACGAGCGGCTCGCCATATTCGACGGGCTGTGCGTCTTCAACGAGGATGCGGGTAATGGTGCCGGATTTATGGGCCGGAATCTGGTTCATGGTCTTCATCGCTTCGATGATGAGCACGGTCTGGCCTTCACTGACCTTGGTGCCCACTTCAACAAAGGCTTTCGCGCCGGGTTCGGGGGCCATATAGGCCGTGCCAACCATTGGTGAGGTCAGGGCACCGGGATTGGTCGCAAGATCTTCTGCAACAGGTGCAGGGGCGGCGGCGGGTGCTGCCGCAGGGGCTCCCGGTGCCGGCATAGCCTGCATGGGTGCTGCCATTTGCATCACTTCCTTCGATGCGAAGGACCGGGTGACACGAACGCGGAACTCTTCCCGCTCGATCTCGATTTCCGCGAGATCCTGTTCGTTCAAAAGTTCGGCAATGGCGCGGATCAGATCTTGATCCACCTGGGATGCCTTAGTCATATTTTCTGCCTCCCTGGGCAACACATTTACGCGGCTTTTGACAGCCGCTCGGCCAGTGCAACAAGGGCCAGCTTATAGCCAACGGGCCCAAGCCCGCAAATAACCCCGGCTGCCACCGCTGATACATAGGAATGGTGACGGAAGCGCTCGCGCGCATGAATATTGGTCAGATGCACCTCAACCACAGGCATGTCCGCAATGCGCAAGGCATCATGGATGGCCACGGATGTGTGCGAATAGGCGGCGGGATTGATGACGATGGCATCAAAATTGCCGCGTGCCTGCTGAATCCAGGTGACGAGTTCACCCTCAAGGTTGGATTGGCGGAAATCCACGGACAATCCAAGGTTTTTCCCCTCGGATGAGCACATGGCCTCGATATCCGCCAGTGTGTCCGAACCATAGGTTTCAGGCTCGCGCAAGCCGAGCATGTTGAGGTTCGGGCCGTTGAGAACAAGGATACGTTTGGCCATGGTTCCGCTTTCTAACATTGCCGCCAGTGGGCAACGCAAGCTGCACTATACGAAATGCACCGAAAAGGCAAAGCCCGCAGGCGGGTTTTGTGCCGTTCTGGCGCTGTTTATCCGTCGCAAATCGTACTGCCGCAGGCGCGAAGGTTGGCAATGCGCTCTTTGAGCGCTTCCAGCCCGATGGCCCCGGGGATAACTTCGTCGCCCAGAATATAGGTGGGCGTGCCTGTCGTGCCCACGGCCTGGGCGATTTCATAGGATCGCTGGATAATCTCGTTGATCTCTTCAGACTGTGCATCCAGTTCGAGGCTGACCCGGCTCAACCCCTGGGCTTCGGCGGCATCAAGTGCGCTTTCCTTGGTAATTTTGCCACGGCTGGTGAAGAGAGTGGAGTGGAAGGTCCAGTAATCAATGCCCGCTTTGTGCGCTGCCAGCGCAATCCGAGCGGCCTCAACCGATTCCTGCGACAGGATCGGGAATTCCTTGAGAATGATTTTCAGATTGGGATCGCTGTCGAGCAGCTCTGCCATGTCGGGCATTGCAGAACGGCAATAAGAGCAATTGTAGTCGAACATTTCGACCAGCGTGACATCACCGTCAGGATTGCCGAGCACGATCTCATCAGGGTTGTTGTAGATCTGGTCCTGCATCGAGGCGATTGCCGTGCGCGCTTTGACAGCGTCTTCCTTGCGGATTTCAGTTTGCAGCGCGGCCGAGACCCGTTCAAGGATACGTGGATTGGATATGAGGTAGGATTCGATCATTGGGTGCAACGTCGCGGCATCGACCTCGGCAACCGACATCGGCGCGTCGTTTTCGGTCAGCATGTCGCTGACGATGGCGCGCACCTCGGTGGCGTCAAGGCCGGGTTCAGTCTGCGTATATATGCTGGTTGCCAGGCCACCGGCCAAAGCGGCGATAACGGCAACAAGTGGAAGAGTGAGACGCGACATTGGGAACTCCGAGGAAAAATCAGTGCGACAAGCGCTAGCAGGCAAGCCTTAACATTATATCATTGGCGTGGACCAGAATGTCGGGCTTGTGATCAATTCTTCTTGTGTCGGGCAAAGTGTCACGGCCGCGCGGAAATGGACTTTGCCCTGCGATCGGGGGTACACGCCCGGGGAGTGCCCCCCGTGACGCGTGCAAGATGAGTTGGAAAATTGACGACCGATAATCCCCTGAGCGGCCTGAAACCTTTTCACGCCATGGAAATTCTGGCGGAGGCCAAGCGTTTGGAGGCTGAAGGGGTTGAGGTTTCGCACCTTGAGGTTGGTGAACCGGGCATGCCGCCAGCGCCTGCAGTGGTTGCCGCGGTGGAAGCCGTTTTATCGGAGCCGCAACGCTATACGCATGCCAAGGGCCAGGTCGAATTGCGGCAGGGCCTTAGCGCCTATTACGCAGACCTGCACGGGGTTGCCGTTGATCCAGAGCGGATCATCGTGACGACGGGATCATCAGCGGGCTTTCTGCTGGCCTTTCTGGCGGGATTTGAAAAAGGGGCGCGTATCGCGGTGACCCGGCCCGGCTATCCCGCTTATCTCAATATTCTGGAGGCGCTGGGGTTTGAAGCGGTGGAAATCGTGCTGCGCCCCGAAAATGGCTGGCGTTTATCTGCCGAAGACATCGCGGCGGCGCATGCTGCAAAGCCTTTTGCGGGGCTGTTGTTTGCCAGTCCGGCCAATCCCACAGGTGCTGTGGTTTCCCGTCCTGCGCTGGCGGAAATCGTGGCCACTTGCGCAAGGCTGGGTATTCAGTTGATTTCCGATGAGATCTATCACGGGCTTGATTATACCGGCCCGTCGGTCAGCGCTGCGGAATTCAGTACGGATTCCATCATCGTGAACAGTTTCTCGAAATATCATTGCATGACCGGCTGGCGGATGGGTTGGCTGGTTTTGCCTGAAGTACTGGTGCGCCGGACCGAGATTTTGCAGCAGAACATGTTCATTTCCGCGCCAACCCTCAGTCAGGTGGCGGCACGGGCGGCACTTGAGTCCCGGGATTATGCGGAAGTGCAGAAGGCACGTTATGCGAAAAACCGGATGCTGTTGACGCGCGGGCTTACAGCGCTCGGGTTTGGCGGAGTCAGCGAGAGTGACGGGGCGTTCTACGCGTATGCCGATGCTTCGGCCTTTACCAATGACACGATGGATTTTTGTCAACGCCTGCTGCGGGAAGCTGGCGTGGCAGCGACGCCTGGGGTGGATTTCGACCGGGTGAGTGGTCACCGTTTTGTCCGGTTTTCCTTCGCCGGGTCGAAGGAGACGCTGCAAGCGGCGCTCGAAAAAATGGCCGGGTTTCTAGCCCGGCCATCCTGATTCTCAAAAAATTCCGGTTTTAGCCGAAGAAGCCTTTTTGCCACCAACCGGCCTTGCGCGGTTTTTCATCAGCCTTTTCGGGTTCTGCGGCCGATGAGGTGACGACAATACCCTCGTCAGGAATTTCCTTCTTGGGCCGGCGTGTCCGCGGCTTTGCCTTGGCTTTTGGCTCCGCATCTTCTGCAGGCGCAGCTTCAGGCTCTGCTTTTGCAGCGACGGGTTCCGCAACGGTTTCGGGCGCGGCCACGTCAGCGGCGGCGGTTTCCGGTGCTGCTTCAGCAGGCGTTGCCTCGGCCGGGGCGGCTTCGGAGTCGTCGGTTTTTTTCCGGCGGGTTCGGCGCGGCTTTTTGGCCGGCTTTTCAGCTTCCGCTGGTGCGGTTTCTGCCGGGGGTGCGGCGTCGGTTGCAGCTTCGGCCGGTGCCGGTTCTTCAGCCGGTTGGGCAGGAGTGGCATCCAGTTCCGCTGCGGCTTCTGCCACAGGCGCGGTTTCCTCGGTCGTGGTTACAACCGTTGCAGGGGCCGAGTTGTCGCCTTCGACGCTTGCCATGGCGGCGCTATCGGAGCTTCCATCATCGCCATTTTCCTGGTTCTCGCCATCAGGGC carries:
- a CDS encoding alpha/beta hydrolase; translated protein: MQMRDILYVHGAGDTGEAPNSLFGYIEDHMSGGYKLQRPQMPEDGTKWVDMIAHLTAPLADDAILIGHSFGGSCLLQMIATRQPGMRAAGLVLIAPPFWGEPDWTYEDFVLPDGFAGTLGGMKGIYHLHSHDDEVVNFSHQAAYEKAMPQATYLAYDGFGHSFDRGDRAPVLDLIRSL
- a CDS encoding DsbA family protein, giving the protein MSRLTLPLVAVIAALAGGLATSIYTQTEPGLDATEVRAIVSDMLTENDAPMSVAEVDAATLHPMIESYLISNPRILERVSAALQTEIRKEDAVKARTAIASMQDQIYNNPDEIVLGNPDGDVTLVEMFDYNCSYCRSAMPDMAELLDSDPNLKIILKEFPILSQESVEAARIALAAHKAGIDYWTFHSTLFTSRGKITKESALDAAEAQGLSRVSLELDAQSEEINEIIQRSYEIAQAVGTTGTPTYILGDEVIPGAIGLEALKERIANLRACGSTICDG
- a CDS encoding pyridoxal phosphate-dependent aminotransferase, producing MTTDNPLSGLKPFHAMEILAEAKRLEAEGVEVSHLEVGEPGMPPAPAVVAAVEAVLSEPQRYTHAKGQVELRQGLSAYYADLHGVAVDPERIIVTTGSSAGFLLAFLAGFEKGARIAVTRPGYPAYLNILEALGFEAVEIVLRPENGWRLSAEDIAAAHAAKPFAGLLFASPANPTGAVVSRPALAEIVATCARLGIQLISDEIYHGLDYTGPSVSAAEFSTDSIIVNSFSKYHCMTGWRMGWLVLPEVLVRRTEILQQNMFISAPTLSQVAARAALESRDYAEVQKARYAKNRMLLTRGLTALGFGGVSESDGAFYAYADASAFTNDTMDFCQRLLREAGVAATPGVDFDRVSGHRFVRFSFAGSKETLQAALEKMAGFLARPS
- the accB gene encoding acetyl-CoA carboxylase biotin carboxyl carrier protein, which codes for MTKASQVDQDLIRAIAELLNEQDLAEIEIEREEFRVRVTRSFASKEVMQMAAPMQAMPAPGAPAAAPAAAPAPVAEDLATNPGALTSPMVGTAYMAPEPGAKAFVEVGTKVSEGQTVLIIEAMKTMNQIPAHKSGTITRILVEDAQPVEYGEPLVVIE
- the aroQ gene encoding type II 3-dehydroquinate dehydratase, producing the protein MAKRILVLNGPNLNMLGLREPETYGSDTLADIEAMCSSEGKNLGLSVDFRQSNLEGELVTWIQQARGNFDAIVINPAAYSHTSVAIHDALRIADMPVVEVHLTNIHARERFRHHSYVSAVAAGVICGLGPVGYKLALVALAERLSKAA
- the accC gene encoding acetyl-CoA carboxylase biotin carboxylase subunit, translated to MFSKVLIANRGEIALRILRACKELGIQTVAVHSVADANAMHVRLADESVCIGPNPAKDSYLNIPSIMAACEITGADAVHPGYGFLSENARFAQILEEHKITFIGPSAHHIEIMGDKIAAKKTALELGIPCVPGSKGGVTTAADAEKVAGEIGYPVLIKAASGGGGRGMKVALNEGEISTAWSTARSEAKAAFGDDTVYIEKYLGKPRHIEVQVLGDGQGNAVHLGTRDCSLQRRHQKVWEEAVAPTVPMKEQDEIGEICAAAMRKLKYSGAGTVEFLYEDGNFYFIEMNTRLQVEHPVTERVTNMDIVYEQIRVAQGEKLSVKQSDISFYGHAIEVRINAEDPQTFAPSPGTISFYHPAGGVGVRIDSAVYQGYKIPPYYDSLIGKLIVHGRTRPECLQRLKRALGEFVVDGVKTTLPLFQRLIDEPEIISGDYDIHWLEKYLKANQP
- the aat gene encoding leucyl/phenylalanyl-tRNA--protein transferase, which codes for MKQEDPFALELTADLIVRAYKAGIFPMAEDADAPDLFWVSPDERGIIPLDTFHLSKSLRKTIRQSPFEIRVDSDFATTIHGCANYGSDRDSTWINATIIRLYGELFERGICHTVEVWDGETMVGGLYGLSIGGAFFGESMFHRATNASKIALAHLVERLNAGGYTLLDTQFVTDHLKSMGGIEVPRETYERMLAEALTHTGDFGALEKKTH